In a genomic window of Sphingomonas koreensis:
- a CDS encoding nuclear transport factor 2 family protein produces MKLAYALTALFLTPVFAVSALASDAPEPVAERPVDDAEMKAASVPVENYIKALQLSSIDHARLAFHKDARMIGHGRDGFVSMPIEEWMKGLRGTPNADEAQRKRSFRILDLTPTTGIARVELIYPGVTFIDYMPLLKVDGEWKIMNKFFHAIRPPAAAN; encoded by the coding sequence ATGAAGCTCGCTTACGCGCTCACCGCCCTGTTCCTGACGCCGGTATTCGCGGTGTCTGCTCTGGCATCGGACGCGCCGGAACCGGTCGCGGAAAGGCCGGTTGACGATGCGGAGATGAAGGCTGCTTCGGTGCCGGTGGAGAATTACATCAAGGCGCTGCAGCTGAGCAGCATCGACCATGCCCGGCTGGCCTTTCACAAGGACGCGCGGATGATCGGGCACGGCCGCGACGGCTTTGTTTCGATGCCGATCGAGGAGTGGATGAAGGGGCTGAGGGGTACGCCCAACGCCGATGAGGCCCAGCGCAAGCGCAGCTTCCGGATTCTGGACCTGACCCCGACGACTGGCATAGCACGGGTCGAGCTTATCTACCCGGGAGTGACCTTCATCGACTATATGCCGTTGCTGAAGGTCGATGGGGAATGGAAGATCATGAACAAGTTCTTCCATGCCATTCGTCCGCCCGCAGCGGCGAACTGA
- a CDS encoding uracil-DNA glycosylase, with protein MGISGAFDWRAEAASALEWWRDAGVDVLVDDDPRDWTAREAAPAVASTTPQPVALAEPEPEVPLPATLEAFIDWRFGSGAPESGWVEPIVAPTGNPAAPLMVITDFPESDGETPSLLSGPAGRLFDRMLAAIGLDRDAIYFAPLCAARPITGSVPRDAEERLGELLRHHIALTAPKRLLLLGQTVSRAVIGSDGGLQRGRLQAVNQENGQSLMVATFHPRFLLTRPAAKADAWKDLQLLLEEQAE; from the coding sequence ATGGGTATATCGGGGGCATTCGACTGGCGCGCCGAAGCGGCAAGCGCTCTGGAGTGGTGGCGCGACGCAGGCGTGGACGTGCTTGTGGACGATGACCCGCGCGACTGGACCGCTCGCGAGGCTGCGCCTGCCGTAGCGTCGACTACGCCCCAACCCGTCGCGCTCGCCGAACCCGAGCCGGAGGTTCCGCTTCCCGCGACCCTTGAAGCATTCATCGACTGGCGTTTCGGCAGCGGCGCACCCGAATCGGGCTGGGTCGAGCCCATCGTCGCGCCGACAGGCAATCCCGCCGCGCCGCTGATGGTCATTACCGACTTTCCCGAATCGGACGGTGAGACGCCGTCGCTGCTCTCCGGTCCGGCCGGACGGCTGTTCGATCGGATGCTCGCCGCGATTGGCCTCGACCGCGATGCCATCTATTTCGCCCCGCTCTGCGCCGCGCGCCCGATCACCGGCTCGGTCCCGCGCGACGCGGAGGAACGGCTGGGCGAGTTGCTCCGCCACCACATCGCCCTGACCGCGCCGAAACGGCTGCTCCTGCTTGGGCAAACGGTAAGCCGTGCGGTTATTGGGAGTGATGGCGGGCTTCAACGCGGTCGTTTACAAGCCGTTAACCAGGAAAATGGACAATCGCTGATGGTCGCGACCTTCCATCCGCGGTTCCTGCTGACCAGACCCGCCGCGAAGGCCGATGCCTGGAAAGACCTGCAATTGCTTCTTGAGGAGCAAGCCGAGTGA
- a CDS encoding electron transfer flavoprotein-ubiquinone oxidoreductase, with product MSERESMPYDVVIVGAGPAGLAAAIRLKQLAAEAGSEISVCILEKGSEVGAHILSGAVIDPRSLDELLPDWREQGCPLAQVPVNDNQHWLLSKTGKWDVPHFIVPKFMHNEGTYTGSLGNLCRWLAEQAEGLGVEIFPGFAAAEILYNEDGSVKGVATGDMGVARDGTRKPDYQPGLELHARYTFFGEGVRGHLSKQIERQFNLRDGVEPQIYGIGIKELWDIDPALHEPGRVIHTQGWPLNETKGSNGGGFLYHQANGQVALGFVTWLNYTNPYLSPFHEMQRWKTHPKIAEILKGAKRVSYGARAISDGGLQSIPKLTFPGGVLIGDSAGFLNVPRIKGTHTAMKSGMLAAEAAFTAVQADRSGDELTAYTEGFEASWMHKELSIVRNVVPLVKKFGDMVGSGLANVTMFLESWGVKMPFTLGHKPDHESLWRKDLVQPIDYPKPDGVLSFDRLSSVFLSNTNHEEDQPIHLTLKDPDIPVDYDLPMYDEPAQRYCPAGVYEIVGEAEGTPKFVINAQNCVHCKTCDIKDPTQNINWVVPEGGGGPNYPNM from the coding sequence GTGAGCGAACGCGAGTCGATGCCATACGATGTCGTGATCGTCGGCGCCGGACCCGCAGGTCTGGCCGCGGCGATCCGGCTGAAGCAACTTGCTGCCGAAGCGGGCAGCGAGATCAGCGTGTGCATCCTCGAAAAAGGGTCCGAGGTCGGCGCGCACATCCTGTCGGGCGCGGTGATCGATCCCCGGTCGCTCGACGAACTGCTGCCCGACTGGCGCGAGCAGGGGTGCCCGCTGGCGCAGGTGCCGGTCAACGACAACCAGCACTGGCTGCTGAGCAAGACCGGCAAGTGGGATGTCCCGCACTTCATCGTGCCCAAGTTCATGCACAATGAGGGCACCTATACCGGCAGCCTCGGCAATCTCTGTCGCTGGCTGGCCGAGCAGGCCGAAGGGCTGGGGGTCGAGATCTTCCCCGGCTTCGCCGCCGCCGAGATCCTCTACAACGAGGACGGGTCGGTGAAGGGCGTCGCGACCGGCGACATGGGCGTGGCGCGCGACGGCACGCGCAAGCCCGATTATCAGCCCGGCCTCGAGCTGCACGCGCGCTACACCTTCTTCGGCGAAGGCGTGCGCGGGCATCTGTCCAAGCAGATCGAGCGCCAGTTCAACCTGCGCGACGGCGTGGAGCCGCAAATCTACGGCATCGGCATCAAGGAATTGTGGGACATCGACCCCGCGCTGCACGAGCCGGGCCGGGTGATCCACACCCAGGGCTGGCCGCTCAACGAGACCAAGGGATCGAACGGCGGCGGCTTCCTGTACCACCAGGCCAACGGACAGGTGGCGCTGGGGTTCGTGACCTGGCTGAACTACACCAACCCGTACCTCTCGCCGTTCCACGAGATGCAGCGCTGGAAGACCCACCCGAAGATCGCGGAGATCCTGAAGGGCGCCAAGCGCGTGTCCTACGGCGCGCGCGCGATCAGCGACGGCGGGCTGCAGTCGATCCCCAAGCTGACCTTCCCCGGCGGCGTGCTGATCGGCGACAGCGCCGGTTTCCTCAACGTGCCGCGGATCAAGGGCACGCATACCGCGATGAAGAGCGGCATGCTCGCGGCCGAAGCGGCGTTCACGGCGGTGCAGGCGGACCGCAGCGGCGACGAACTGACGGCTTATACCGAAGGCTTCGAAGCGAGCTGGATGCACAAGGAATTGAGCATCGTCCGCAACGTCGTGCCGCTGGTGAAGAAGTTCGGCGACATGGTCGGATCGGGCCTGGCCAACGTCACCATGTTCCTTGAGAGCTGGGGTGTGAAGATGCCCTTCACCCTGGGTCACAAGCCCGATCATGAGAGCCTGTGGCGCAAGGACCTAGTCCAGCCGATCGACTATCCCAAGCCCGACGGCGTGCTGAGCTTCGATCGGCTTTCCTCGGTGTTCCTGTCGAACACCAATCACGAGGAAGACCAGCCGATCCACCTGACGCTCAAGGATCCCGACATCCCGGTCGACTATGACCTGCCGATGTACGACGAGCCGGCGCAGCGTTATTGCCCGGCGGGGGTGTACGAGATCGTGGGCGAGGCCGAGGGAACGCCGAAGTTCGTGATCAACGCGCAGAACTGCGTCCATTGCAAGACGTGCGACATCAAGGACCCGACCCAGAACATCAACTGGGTGGTGCCCGAGGGTGGCGGAGGACCGAACTATCCCAACATGTAG
- a CDS encoding amidohydrolase family protein, whose protein sequence is MLAITVSPAAAKQQNADVLIRDVTVIDVEHARPVAGQAVVLRGKDIVAVGPDARIAREWRATRTVDGKRRFLIPGLWDMHVHFGGGPELVEENKALLPLYIAYGITTIRDASGDLPDQVLAWRGEIADGKLFGPHLLTSGAKIEGLAPVWKGTIETGSEADVDRALGRLQQRDKVDFVKITDSTLKPELFLYALRQAKARGMRTSGHIPMALTVGQAVDAGISSIEHLDYAFKAGVKDEEQIAADFAAGRIDRAEANRRLAAGSDPATAMAAYRNFAAKGVFVTPTLNGSRIIAWLDSEDHSKDAYLAYIGPKLRKTYDWRVQRAAQADAAAIAARHTHIDRIGAILPMLQKAGVTIIAGTDAGFLNSYNYPGIGLHDEMSVFVKYGLTPAQALAAATRAGPAWFGKLDRYGAIRPGMAADLVLLDRNPLQDIAATRAIRTVVMNGKVHDRLALDSILTAARNKVAAWNAVEAKRAD, encoded by the coding sequence ATGTTGGCCATCACAGTGTCTCCCGCCGCTGCGAAGCAACAGAATGCAGATGTGCTGATCCGCGACGTTACGGTCATCGATGTCGAGCACGCTAGGCCGGTCGCCGGGCAAGCGGTGGTGCTGCGCGGAAAGGATATCGTCGCGGTCGGGCCTGACGCGCGGATTGCGCGGGAGTGGCGCGCCACACGCACGGTCGACGGCAAGCGCCGCTTCTTGATCCCGGGCCTGTGGGACATGCACGTCCATTTCGGCGGTGGACCGGAGCTGGTCGAGGAGAACAAGGCGCTGCTGCCGCTCTATATCGCGTACGGCATCACCACGATCCGCGACGCGTCGGGCGATCTGCCAGACCAGGTGCTGGCATGGCGGGGCGAGATCGCGGACGGCAAGTTGTTCGGGCCGCATCTGCTGACCTCGGGCGCCAAGATCGAAGGGCTGGCGCCGGTCTGGAAGGGAACGATCGAAACGGGAAGCGAGGCGGATGTCGATCGCGCGCTCGGCCGGCTCCAGCAGCGCGACAAGGTCGATTTCGTCAAGATCACCGACAGCACGCTGAAGCCGGAACTGTTCCTCTATGCGTTGCGCCAGGCCAAGGCGCGGGGGATGCGCACATCGGGGCATATCCCGATGGCACTGACCGTCGGGCAGGCGGTGGACGCCGGGATCAGCTCGATCGAGCATCTCGATTATGCGTTCAAAGCAGGAGTGAAGGACGAGGAGCAGATCGCCGCTGATTTCGCCGCGGGGCGCATCGACCGTGCCGAGGCCAACCGGCGGCTTGCGGCGGGATCCGACCCTGCGACGGCGATGGCGGCGTACAGGAACTTCGCGGCGAAGGGCGTGTTCGTGACCCCGACGCTGAACGGCAGCCGCATCATTGCCTGGCTCGACAGTGAGGATCATTCGAAGGATGCCTATCTCGCCTATATCGGGCCGAAGCTGCGCAAGACCTATGACTGGCGCGTCCAGCGTGCGGCGCAGGCTGATGCCGCCGCGATCGCAGCGCGCCATACACATATCGATCGGATAGGCGCAATTCTGCCGATGCTCCAGAAGGCGGGCGTGACGATCATCGCAGGGACCGATGCGGGCTTCCTCAATTCGTACAACTATCCGGGCATCGGATTGCATGACGAGATGTCGGTGTTCGTGAAGTATGGACTGACGCCTGCGCAGGCGCTGGCGGCTGCGACGCGGGCGGGGCCGGCCTGGTTCGGCAAGCTCGACCGCTATGGCGCGATCCGGCCGGGCATGGCGGCGGATCTGGTCCTGCTCGACCGCAACCCGCTGCAGGACATCGCCGCGACGCGCGCGATCCGCACGGTGGTGATGAACGGCAAGGTGCATGATCGCCTCGCGCTCGACTCGATACTGACGGCGGCACGAAACAAGGTTGCGGCGTGGAACGCGGTGGAGGCGAAGCGCGCCGACTAA
- a CDS encoding N-formylglutamate amidohydrolase, giving the protein MSVAQIIDGAADILILCDHASSAVPSGIDLGIDPDLLTRHIAVDIGAAAVSKAMAAQLEATAILATVSRLVIDLNREPDRLGLIPHSSDGHAIPGNDDADRGERIARFHAPYHRLIAETIRAKPPKLIVSVHSFTPRLEQHDGADRPWEIGILYNRDARAARIGIALLEAAGIVTGDNEPYSGRILNATMNRHAEGNGIPYLGIEIRNDLISDASGVAHWAQLLASIANDVRNRLAQTGSPAT; this is encoded by the coding sequence ATGAGCGTGGCACAGATTATCGACGGTGCCGCGGACATCCTGATCCTGTGCGATCATGCGTCCAGCGCGGTGCCGTCCGGCATCGACCTTGGGATCGATCCGGACCTGCTGACCAGGCATATCGCTGTCGATATCGGAGCGGCAGCGGTGAGCAAGGCGATGGCGGCACAGCTGGAAGCGACCGCGATCCTCGCTACCGTCTCGCGCCTCGTCATCGATCTCAACCGCGAGCCGGACCGTCTGGGGTTGATCCCGCACAGCAGCGACGGACACGCGATCCCTGGCAATGACGATGCCGATCGCGGCGAACGCATCGCGCGTTTCCACGCGCCCTATCACCGGCTGATCGCCGAGACGATCCGCGCGAAGCCGCCCAAGCTGATCGTCTCCGTCCACAGCTTCACCCCCCGGCTTGAGCAGCATGACGGCGCCGACCGCCCGTGGGAGATCGGCATCCTCTACAATCGCGATGCGCGCGCGGCGCGGATCGGGATCGCGTTGCTGGAAGCCGCAGGCATCGTCACCGGCGACAATGAGCCCTATTCGGGCCGAATCCTCAACGCGACGATGAACCGTCACGCCGAAGGCAACGGTATCCCCTATCTGGGGATCGAGATTCGCAACGACCTGATTTCCGACGCCTCGGGTGTGGCACATTGGGCGCAGCTTCTGGCGTCGATAGCAAATGATGTGCGCAACAGACTTGCGCAAACGGGGTCCCCGGCGACATAG
- a CDS encoding enoyl-CoA hydratase/isomerase family protein: MIGWQLHDSIATLTLDRGGARNAIPIAAWDELAEAARDIAGSDARAVILRSAMPGIFSAGADLAEFRQLTEEPALRIRFREAMAAGIEAVAALPVPVICAVDGGCFGAAVALTLACDIVLAGDQAVFATTPAKLGLTYPAGDVARLKARVGEGQAGLMLFTGTRIDADEAARIGLAHRRVAHAQPAAHEMANAIAANVPEAVRALKCVLRDPASAGHQQIFDDAFGSDAFRGRLGAFLEGKR; the protein is encoded by the coding sequence ATGATCGGCTGGCAACTCCATGACAGCATCGCGACCCTGACCCTAGACCGTGGCGGCGCGCGCAATGCGATTCCGATCGCGGCTTGGGACGAATTGGCCGAAGCGGCGCGTGACATCGCCGGGTCGGATGCGCGGGCGGTGATCCTGCGCTCGGCCATGCCGGGCATCTTTTCGGCAGGGGCCGATCTCGCCGAGTTCCGGCAACTGACCGAAGAGCCCGCACTGCGCATTCGCTTCCGTGAGGCGATGGCCGCCGGGATCGAAGCGGTCGCGGCGCTGCCCGTGCCGGTGATCTGCGCGGTCGATGGCGGGTGTTTCGGTGCGGCGGTAGCGCTGACGCTGGCGTGCGATATCGTGCTGGCTGGGGATCAGGCGGTGTTCGCCACGACCCCCGCCAAGCTGGGCCTGACCTATCCGGCCGGAGACGTCGCGCGGCTCAAGGCGCGGGTGGGCGAGGGGCAGGCGGGGTTGATGCTCTTCACCGGCACGCGGATCGACGCGGACGAGGCGGCACGGATCGGGCTGGCGCATCGCCGGGTCGCTCACGCTCAGCCCGCCGCGCACGAGATGGCCAATGCCATCGCAGCGAATGTGCCGGAGGCAGTCCGAGCGCTCAAATGCGTGCTGCGCGATCCGGCGAGCGCCGGCCATCAACAGATATTTGACGATGCGTTTGGTTCGGATGCGTTCCGGGGCCGGCTTGGCGCGTTTCTGGAGGGTAAAAGATGA
- a CDS encoding tetratricopeptide repeat protein has protein sequence MLPEAALADARSYVRARAAAADGAVDVAAAGYAAAMATAPNDEVVAIRAYRNALAAGDMLLAQRAAEVLKRADVAPADVSILDFAAALRARNVTAADDALGKIGAGPLDFLAPVLRAWIAFDRGTDPMPLLEKASESGLSRRYIAEHRALLLIASNRVEDGVAALRAALGADPGSIDLRWNAATLLTAKGKRDIAESLLAGSDPVLSALRARLRKGPKPGAAFGASRAFTRLAADLAGQETQALSILLTRSALLLDPAEDRARLLLADALAGEQAYPRALAALDAVKKDSAFYPTALSERVGLRGKRGDVAGALELAASLANAAGANIADSQRYADLLSAQGREEEAAHVYARALAQAGDGATWVHHLQLGGSLERAGKWTAALPHLQKAVELAPEQPIALNYLGYAQVERGENLKEATALLERASKLRPDDAAITDSLGWAYFRSGDIDKALPLLERAAQGDPGSATINEHLGDAYWRTGRRFEARYAWRAAALYAEGEQKTRLSAKLADGLGQGTAAN, from the coding sequence ATGCTGCCCGAAGCGGCGCTGGCCGATGCGCGATCCTATGTCCGCGCGCGTGCGGCGGCGGCGGACGGGGCGGTCGATGTGGCCGCGGCAGGCTATGCCGCAGCGATGGCGACGGCGCCGAACGACGAAGTCGTTGCGATCCGCGCCTATCGCAACGCGCTCGCGGCGGGTGACATGCTGCTGGCACAGCGCGCCGCGGAGGTGCTCAAACGCGCCGACGTCGCGCCGGCGGACGTCTCCATCCTCGATTTTGCGGCTGCGCTTCGAGCGCGCAATGTGACCGCGGCAGACGACGCGCTCGGGAAGATCGGGGCCGGCCCGCTCGATTTCCTTGCGCCGGTGTTGCGTGCCTGGATCGCCTTCGATCGCGGTACCGATCCCATGCCGCTGCTCGAAAAGGCCAGCGAGAGTGGGCTTAGCCGCCGATATATTGCTGAGCATCGCGCGTTGCTGCTGATCGCGTCGAATCGTGTCGAGGACGGCGTCGCGGCATTGCGTGCGGCGCTGGGTGCCGATCCGGGGAGCATCGACCTGCGGTGGAACGCGGCGACCTTGCTGACGGCGAAGGGTAAGCGCGACATCGCCGAATCGCTGCTGGCCGGCAGCGATCCGGTGCTCTCGGCGCTTCGTGCGCGGTTGAGGAAAGGGCCGAAGCCCGGCGCCGCCTTCGGTGCAAGCCGTGCATTCACACGGCTGGCCGCAGATCTGGCCGGGCAGGAGACTCAGGCACTTTCGATCCTGCTGACGCGATCGGCACTGCTGCTCGATCCGGCCGAAGACCGCGCACGGCTGTTGCTTGCCGACGCGCTTGCGGGCGAGCAGGCCTATCCCCGCGCGCTCGCCGCGCTCGACGCGGTGAAGAAGGACAGCGCCTTCTACCCCACGGCGCTGAGCGAGCGCGTAGGGCTGCGCGGCAAGCGGGGGGATGTTGCGGGGGCTCTCGAGCTGGCGGCGTCGCTGGCCAATGCCGCCGGTGCGAACATCGCGGACAGCCAGCGCTATGCCGACCTGCTGTCGGCGCAGGGACGCGAAGAGGAGGCCGCGCACGTCTATGCCCGAGCACTGGCACAGGCCGGCGACGGCGCGACCTGGGTCCATCATCTCCAGCTGGGCGGATCGCTCGAGCGCGCGGGCAAATGGACGGCTGCGCTGCCGCATCTGCAGAAGGCGGTCGAGCTGGCGCCCGAACAGCCGATCGCGCTGAACTATCTGGGCTATGCACAGGTCGAGCGTGGCGAGAATCTGAAGGAGGCGACCGCACTGCTCGAACGGGCAAGCAAGCTGCGTCCCGACGATGCCGCGATCACCGATTCGCTCGGCTGGGCCTATTTCCGGAGCGGCGATATCGACAAGGCGCTGCCGCTTCTGGAACGGGCAGCGCAGGGCGATCCGGGCAGCGCGACGATCAACGAGCATCTTGGGGACGCCTATTGGCGGACCGGGCGGCGATTCGAGGCACGCTATGCCTGGCGTGCGGCCGCGCTCTATGCCGAGGGCGAGCAGAAGACCCGGCTGTCGGCAAAGCTGGCCGATGGATTGGGTCAGGGGACGGCGGCAAACTGA
- a CDS encoding lytic transglycosylase domain-containing protein: protein MNPRILFLAAISALALTAPAVAHAADESAPMERERRADKDGVPEQLDRSERESYRAVFAAIREARWADAQLRLDAMRPGLLHATARAELYLAKGSPKVELPQLLALLNEAPELPQAEQIARLARTRGATELPALPVAKRMVWHNAAPARIRYKATPAADAAAMQVVLAMQPLIKADDATGAETLIESRGPELSPEVLTEWRQRVAWMYYTTGRDADARRVAAKAQAGSGEFAPLADWVQGLAAWRQKDCATAQAAFTSVAQRAADIEKRTAGLYWASRADMACGRPDLVSTRLKNAAQHGETFYGLLARQMLGMKEAPVRPEKFVSSDWKAIERRPNVRVAAALVEIGEDNLASDVIRYQARIGDAREHTALTRLAARLALPATQLWLTHNCPPGASPLEEARYPAPDWTPDGGWRIDKSLVFAHALQESRFNRTVESPAGAYGLMQIKSGAAIDVGRRRGLTIGRGDLSRPSTNMEVGQSYIEQLRDQSFTGGLLPKVIAAYNAGPTPVTNWNYQIRDNGDPLLYIESIPYWETRGYVMTVLRNYWMYEKNDGRDSASRAAITQGLWPKVPGRNGGGAVRVQATASLSSVTSAN from the coding sequence GTGAACCCGCGTATCCTTTTCCTCGCTGCCATTTCGGCACTCGCGCTCACCGCCCCTGCCGTCGCGCACGCTGCCGATGAATCGGCGCCGATGGAGCGCGAAAGGCGGGCCGACAAGGACGGCGTTCCCGAGCAGCTCGACCGTTCGGAGCGCGAATCCTATCGCGCCGTTTTCGCCGCCATCCGCGAAGCCCGCTGGGCAGATGCGCAACTCCGCCTCGATGCGATGCGCCCGGGCTTGCTACACGCCACCGCGCGCGCCGAGCTGTATCTTGCCAAGGGCTCGCCCAAGGTGGAGCTGCCTCAGTTGCTTGCGCTGCTGAACGAAGCGCCCGAGCTTCCCCAGGCAGAACAGATCGCCCGCCTCGCCCGGACGCGCGGAGCGACCGAGCTTCCCGCGCTCCCGGTCGCGAAGCGCATGGTCTGGCACAACGCCGCGCCCGCACGTATCCGCTACAAGGCCACTCCGGCGGCGGATGCCGCGGCGATGCAGGTCGTGTTGGCAATGCAGCCGCTGATCAAGGCCGATGACGCCACCGGCGCCGAAACGTTGATCGAATCTCGCGGGCCGGAGCTTTCGCCCGAGGTGCTCACCGAATGGCGCCAGCGTGTCGCCTGGATGTACTATACGACCGGTCGAGACGCGGATGCGCGCCGCGTCGCCGCCAAGGCGCAGGCGGGCAGCGGCGAGTTCGCCCCGCTTGCCGACTGGGTCCAGGGCCTTGCCGCCTGGCGCCAGAAAGACTGTGCCACGGCGCAGGCGGCGTTCACTTCGGTCGCGCAGCGCGCCGCCGACATCGAGAAGCGTACCGCTGGCCTCTATTGGGCTTCGCGCGCCGATATGGCGTGCGGCCGCCCGGATCTGGTCAGCACCCGGCTCAAGAACGCCGCTCAGCATGGCGAGACCTTCTACGGCCTGCTCGCTCGGCAGATGCTCGGGATGAAGGAAGCGCCGGTTCGTCCGGAGAAGTTCGTGTCGAGCGACTGGAAGGCGATCGAACGGCGTCCCAATGTCCGCGTCGCCGCGGCGTTGGTCGAGATCGGCGAGGATAATCTCGCCTCCGACGTGATCCGCTATCAGGCCCGCATCGGCGACGCGCGCGAGCACACCGCCCTCACCCGTCTTGCCGCGCGTCTGGCGCTCCCGGCCACGCAGCTGTGGCTCACCCATAATTGCCCGCCGGGCGCCAGCCCGCTTGAGGAAGCGCGCTATCCCGCGCCCGATTGGACGCCCGATGGCGGCTGGCGGATCGACAAGTCGCTGGTGTTCGCCCACGCGCTCCAGGAATCGCGCTTCAACCGCACGGTCGAAAGCCCCGCCGGCGCTTACGGCCTGATGCAGATCAAGAGCGGCGCCGCAATCGATGTCGGGCGCCGTCGCGGCCTGACGATCGGCCGCGGCGACCTCTCGCGCCCCTCGACCAATATGGAGGTGGGCCAGTCCTATATCGAGCAGCTGCGCGATCAGAGCTTCACCGGCGGCCTGCTCCCCAAGGTGATCGCGGCCTACAATGCCGGCCCGACGCCGGTAACCAACTGGAACTACCAGATCCGCGATAACGGCGACCCGCTGCTGTATATCGAGAGCATCCCCTATTGGGAGACACGCGGCTACGTCATGACCGTGCTGCGCAATTACTGGATGTACGAGAAGAATGACGGCCGCGACAGCGCTAGCCGTGCCGCGATCACCCAGGGCCTGTGGCCCAAGGTGCCGGGCCGCAACGGCGGCGGCGCGGTACGCGTTCAGGCCACGGCGAGCCTTTCGAGCGTCACCAGTGCCAATTGA
- a CDS encoding 4-(cytidine 5'-diphospho)-2-C-methyl-D-erythritol kinase, whose product MTIVEPAPAKLNLALHVRRRRDDGYHELETLFAFVADGDTVTLSDGAGFGVEGPFADALAGEGDNLVTRAAAKFAEMFGTGGTGQITLTKRLPVASGLGGGSADAAATLRLLARREGVAIDDPRLFDCADALGSDVPACLYSRTAIGRGRGERLAWVNGAPGTPVLLVNPGVAVSTAEVFARWDGIDRGPLGEGELLAAAKAGRNDLEPPALAVAPEIGAALALLGGQAGATLTRMSGSGATCFALFDDIAARDHAAAAVRQAQPSWWCLETVLS is encoded by the coding sequence CTGACTATCGTCGAGCCCGCGCCGGCCAAGCTCAACCTCGCCCTGCACGTACGGCGGCGGCGAGACGATGGCTATCACGAGCTGGAGACGCTGTTCGCCTTCGTCGCGGATGGCGACACGGTGACGCTGAGCGATGGCGCCGGCTTTGGTGTCGAGGGGCCTTTCGCGGACGCTTTGGCCGGGGAGGGCGACAATCTCGTCACCCGCGCGGCGGCGAAATTCGCCGAGATGTTCGGGACCGGGGGAACGGGGCAGATCACGCTGACCAAGCGGCTGCCGGTGGCTTCGGGGCTTGGGGGCGGATCGGCGGACGCCGCGGCCACGTTGAGATTGCTTGCGCGGCGCGAGGGCGTTGCCATCGACGATCCGCGCCTGTTCGATTGCGCCGATGCGCTGGGATCGGACGTGCCCGCCTGCCTCTACAGCCGCACCGCGATCGGGCGCGGGCGCGGCGAGCGGCTGGCGTGGGTGAACGGTGCGCCGGGCACGCCGGTGCTGCTGGTCAACCCCGGCGTCGCCGTTTCGACTGCTGAGGTGTTCGCGCGCTGGGATGGCATCGATCGCGGCCCGCTGGGCGAAGGCGAATTGCTGGCGGCCGCAAAGGCAGGACGCAACGATCTGGAACCGCCGGCACTCGCGGTAGCGCCGGAAATCGGCGCAGCGCTCGCGCTGCTCGGTGGGCAAGCGGGTGCGACGCTGACGCGGATGTCGGGATCGGGTGCGACCTGCTTCGCGCTGTTCGACGATATCGCGGCGCGCGATCACGCCGCCGCGGCCGTGCGACAGGCTCAACCCAGCTGGTGGTGTCTCGAAACGGTGCTGTCGTGA
- the moaB gene encoding molybdenum cofactor biosynthesis protein B: MPIDPEVAFRPVRIAVLTVSDTRTHADDRSGDTLVGLLTDAGHELADRAIVPDDPDLIVGKLHAWIDDETVDCVITTGGTGVTGRDVTPEALERVADKMIPGFGELFRFLSYAKIGTSTIQSRATACVARATYVFALPGSTGAVRDGWDGILAHQLDSRHKPCNFVELMPRLTER, from the coding sequence GTGCCAATTGACCCGGAAGTCGCGTTCCGCCCGGTGCGGATCGCGGTGCTTACCGTGTCCGACACGCGCACGCATGCCGATGACAGGTCGGGCGACACGCTGGTCGGCCTGCTGACCGATGCGGGGCATGAACTCGCCGACCGCGCGATCGTCCCCGACGACCCCGACCTGATCGTCGGCAAGCTTCACGCCTGGATCGACGACGAGACTGTGGATTGCGTGATCACCACCGGCGGCACCGGCGTCACCGGCCGCGACGTCACGCCCGAGGCGCTGGAGCGCGTCGCCGACAAGATGATCCCCGGCTTCGGCGAGCTGTTCCGTTTCCTGAGTTACGCCAAGATCGGCACCTCGACCATCCAGTCGCGCGCCACCGCCTGTGTCGCGCGCGCTACCTATGTCTTCGCGTTGCCGGGCTCGACCGGCGCCGTGCGCGACGGCTGGGATGGTATCCTCGCTCACCAGCTCGACAGCCGCCACAAGCCCTGCAACTTCGTCGAGCTGATGCCGCGCCTTACCGAGCGCTGA